Proteins co-encoded in one Arachis hypogaea cultivar Tifrunner chromosome 13, arahy.Tifrunner.gnm2.J5K5, whole genome shotgun sequence genomic window:
- the LOC112738259 gene encoding dnaJ homolog subfamily C GRV2 isoform X1, whose product MESASAGVVAARSSSGSAAPAPLEEPEYLCRYMVVKHSWRGRYKRILCVSSVSIVTLDPSSLSVTNSYDVATDFEGAAPVLGRDDNSNEFSVSVRTDGRGKFKAIKFSSRYRASILTEMHRIRWNRLAPVAEFPVLHLRRRASQWVPFKLKITYVGVELIDTKSGDLRWCLDFRDMDSPAIIILCDAFGKKNVDHGSGFILCPLYGRKSKAFQAASGCTNSAIIANLTKTAKSTVGLSLSVESSQTLTISEYIKQRAKEAVGAEDTPLGGWSVTRLRSAAHGTLNVPGLSLGVGPKGGLGEHGDAVSRQLILTKVSLVERRPENYEAVTVRPLSSVSALVRFAEEPQMFAVEFSDGCPIHVYASTSRDSLLAAVRDAIQTEGQCAIPVLPRLTMPGHRIDPPCGRVYLQYGQQKPVADAESASMHLKHLAAAAKDAVAEGGSIPGSRAKLWRRIREFNACIPFTGVPLNIEVPEVTLMALITMLPAASNLPPESPPLPPPSPKAAATVMGFIACLHRLLASRSAASHVMSFPAAVGRIMGLLRNGSEGVASEAAGLVAALIGGGPGDANVMDSKGEWHATIMHTKSVLFANQSYVIILVNRLKPMSVSPLLSMAVVEVLEAMICDPLGETTQYNVFVELLRQVAGLKRRLFALFGHPAESVRETVAVIMRSIAEEDAIAAESMREASLRDGALLRHLLHAFFLPAGERREVSRQLVALWADSYQPTLELLSRILPPGLVAYLHTRSDGVQDEETNQEESSIGRRKRRLLQQRKSRIGRGLTSQEQPFASANNFDVSDSGRQTGSAIIRGSDNYHRAALEPSSGQASDIQSSVVHTNENLSSGSPTAVTQNGYSTVVASATCPSANSNEAKVPDLSNSVDPDGNAVGLQNADVPAPAQVVVENTPVGSGRLLCNWPEFWRAFGLDHNRADLIWNERTRQELRESLQAEVHKLDVEKERTEDIVPGGAILEMATGIENVPQISWNYAEFSVRYPSLSKEVCVGQYYLRLLLESGSGGRAQDFPLRDPDAFFRALYHRFLCDADTGLTVDGAVPDELGASDDWCDMGRLDGFGGGGGSSVRELCARAMAIVYEQHYKTVGPFSGTAHITVLLDRTDDRALRHRLLFLLKALMKDLANVEACVLVGGCVLAVDLLTVVHEASERTAIPLQSNLIAATAFMEPLKEWMYIDREGAQIGPVEKDAIRRLWSKKAIDWTTRCWASGMLDWKKLRDIRELRWALALRVPVLTPPQVGDAALSILHSMVSAHSDLDDAGEIVTPTPRVKRILSSPRCLPHIAQAILSGEPSIVEAAAALLKAIVTRNPKAMIRLYSTGAFYFALAYPGSNLLSIGQLFAVTHVHQAFHGGEEAAVSTSLPLAKRSVLGGLLPESLLYVLERSGPAAFAAAMVSDSDTPEIIWTHKMRAENLIRQVLQHLGDFPQKLSQHCHVLYDYAPMPPVTYPELRDEMWCHRYYLRNLCDEIRFPNWPIVEHVEFLQSLLVMWREELTRKPMDLSEEAACKILEISLEDVSGDDVNKKHSSEVSDETSSLSKQIENIDEEKLKRQYRKLAMKYHPDKNPEGREKFLAIQKAYERLQATMQGLQGPQPWRLLLLLKGQCILYRRYGDILEPFKYAGYPMLLSAVTVDKDDNNFLSSDRAPLLVAASELVWLTCASSSLNGEELVRDGGVQLLATLLSRCMYVVQPSTPGNEPSAIIVTNIMRTFSVLSQFEAARSEILEFSGLVPDIVHCTEFELVPGAVDAALQTIANVSVSSELQDALLRAGVLWYLLPLLLQYDATAEEPDATESHGVGASVQIAKNMHAIRAAQALSRLSGLCGDESSTPYNWSAANALRVLLTPKLSSMLRDQLPKDLLSKLNANLESPEIIWNSSTRGELLKFVDQQRAAQGPDGSYDIRDSHDFAYKALSKELFIGNVYLRVYNDQPEFEISEPEAFCVALVDFISYVVHNHPFEDADQYVDGISSPAQNYEDAVDGFVSEQPVLDNSSTISEEQVVGKEEAELVRSLRSALISLQNLLTNNPNLASIFSNKDKLLPLFECFSVPETSNSNIPQLCLGVLSLLTAHAPCLQAMVADGSSLLVLLQMLHSSPSCREGALHVLYALASTPELAWAAAKHGGVVYILELLLPLKEEIPLQQRAMAASLLGKLVGQPMHGPRVAITLARFLPDGLVSVIRDGPGEAVVVALEQTTETPELVWTPAMAASLSAQISTMASELYREQVKGRVVDWDVPEQASGQQEMRDEPQVGGIYVRLFLKDPKFPLRNPKRFLEGLLDQYLSSIAATHYDTQAVDPELPLLLSAALVSLLRVHPALADHVGYLGYVPKLVAAVAFEGRRETMSSGDANIGKNADKTYDPDNGSTEHTQTPQERVRLSCLRVLHQLAASTTCAEAMAATSVGTPQVVPLLMKAIGWQGGSILALETLKRVVVAGNRARDALVAQGLKVGLVEVLLGLLDWRAGGRNGFCSQMNWNESEASIGRVLAIEVLHAFATEGAHCTKVREILNNSDVWSAYKDQRHDLFLPSNAQSAAAGIAGLIENSSSSRLTYALTAPPLQSSTSRPPPSSTSDFHGKQELS is encoded by the exons ATGGAATCTGCCTCCGCTGGCGTTGTCGCCGCGCGCTCGTCCTCCGGCTCGGCCGCACCAGCTCCACTCGAGGAGCCCGAGTACCTCTGCCGGTACATGGTCGTGAAGCACTCCTGGCGCGGCCGGTATAAGCGGATACTGTGCGTATCCAGCGTCTCCATTGTCACGCTCGACCCGTCCTCGCTCTCTGTTACGAACTCATACGACGTCGCCACTGATTTCGAGGGTGCCGCGCCGGTCCTTGGACGTGACGATAATTCGAATGAGTTCAGTGTGAGCGTGAGAACCGATGGAAGGGGGAAGTTCAAGGCGATAAAGTTCTCGTCGAGGTATAGGGCGAGTATTCTGACAGAGATGCATCGGATAAGGTGGAATAGGTTGGCGCCGGTGGCTGAGTTCCCGGTGCTGCATCTTCGACGGCGGGCGTCTCAATGGGTTCCTTTT AAACTTAAGATAACTTATGTTGGTGTTGAACTTATTGACACAAAATCTGGTGACCTTCGCTGGTGCTTGGATTTTAGAGACATGGATTCTCCTGCAATTATTATTCTTTGTGATGCATTTGGTAAGAAAAATGTTGATCATGGGAGTGGTTTTATCCTTTGCCCTTTATATGGAAGGAAATCTAAAGCTTTCCAAGCTGCCTCTGGGTGCACTAATTCAGCTATTATTGCAAACTTG ACAAAAACTGCAAAATCCACTGTTGGGTTGTCCTTGTCTGTGGAGAGTTCCCAAACTCTTACAATCTCTGAGTATATAAAACAAAGGG CAAAAGAGGCAGTTGGAGCCGAAGATACCCCTTTGGGAGGTTGGTCTGTAACTAGGTTGCGTTCTGCTGCCCATGGAACTCTGAACGTTCCAGGATTGAGCTTAGGAGTTGGTCCGAAAGGAGGACTTGGTGAACATGGTGATGCTGTATCTCGACAGCTCATTCTTACAAAAGTGTCACTCGTGGAAAGGCGTCCTGAGAATTACGAA GCTGTTACTGTTCGTCCTTTGTCTTCAGTAAGCGCCCTTGTTCGGTTTGCTGAAGAGCCCCAGATGTTTGCAGTTGAATTCAGTGATGGATGTCCTATCCAT GTTTATGCAAGCACATCTCGCGATAGCTTACTTGCAGCTGTTCGTGATGCAATTCAAACTGAA GGTCAATGTGCCATACCTGTATTGCCAAGGCTGACAATGCCTGGTCACCGGATTGATCCTCCCTGTGGAAGAGTTTATTTGCAATATGGTCAGCAAAAGCCAGTTGCTGATGCTGAAAGTGCTTCAATGCATTTGAAACATTTAGCAGCTGCTGCCAAGGATGCTGTTGCTGAAGGTGGTTCCATTCCTGGATCAAGAGCTAAACTATGGCGAAGAATAAGGGAGTTCAATGCATGTATACCTTTTACTGGTGTGCCTTTAAACATTGAAGTGCCAGAGGTTACCTTGATGGCCTTGATTACTATGCTTCCTGCGGCCTCAAATCTTCCTCCAGAATCTCCTCCTTTGCCACCCCCGTCACCAAAAGCTGCTGCAACTGTGATGGGTTTTATTGCTTGTTTACATCGACTACTTGCATCAAGAAGTGCCGCATCACACGTGATGTCTTTTCCAGCAGCAGTTGGAAGGATAATGGGTTTGCTTAGAAATGGTTCAGAGGGTGTTGCATCGGAGGCTGCCGGGCTTGTTGCAGCACTCATTGGTGGTGGGCCTGGTGATGCTAATGTGATGGATTCTAAAGGAGAGTGGCATGCAACAATTATGCATACGAAGTCAGTATTGTTTGCTAATCAGAGTTATGTCATTATTCTTGTCAACAGATTGAAGCCTATGTCAGTATCACCTTTGCTGTCAATGGCTGTGGTTGAAGTGCTCGAGGCTATGATTTGTGATCCACTTGGGGAAACTACTCAATATAATGTTTTTGTTGAGTTGTTGCGCCAAGTTGCTGGGTTAAAGCGTCGTTTGTTTGCACTATTTGGTCATCCTGCCGAAAGTGTTAGAGAAACAGTAGCTGTTATTATGCGATCAATTGCTGAAGAAGATGCTATTGCTGCGGAGTCCATGCGAGAGGCTTCTCTGCGTGATGGTGCTTTGTTGAGGCATTTATTGCACGCTTTTTTCCTTCCTGCTGGTGAACGCCGTGAAGTTAGTCGACAACTTGTTGCTCTTTGGGCGGATTCCTATCAACCCACTTTGGAGCTATTGTCTCGAATTCTGCCTCCTGGACTTGTTGCTTATTTGCATACACGCTCTGATGGAGTTCAAGATGAAGAAACGAATCAAGAGGAGTCATCAATTGGGAGAAGAAAAAGACGCTTACTTCAGCAGAGGAAAAGTCGCATCGGGAGAGGACTAACCTCTCAAGAACAACCCTTTGCTTCAGCTAATAATTTTGATGTTTCAGATTCGGGTAGGCAGACAGGGAGTGCCATTATTAGGGGCTCAGACAACTACCATAGAGCTGCTCTTGAGCCAAGCTCTGGACAGGCTTCAGATATTCAATCTTCTGTTGTTCATACTAATGAAAATTTGTCCAGTGGATCTCCTACAGCAGTCACACAAAATGGGTATTCAACTGTTGTGGCCTCAGCTACTTGTCCATCTGCAAACTCAAATGAAGCAAAGGTACCTGATTTATCAAATTCAGTTGATCCTGATGGCAATGCAGTTGGCTTGCAGAATGCAGATGTTCCAGCTCCTGCTCAAGTTGTGGTGGAGAACACTCCCGTGGGTTCTGGTCGGCTTCTATGTAACTGGCCTGAATTCTGGCGAGCGTTTGGTCTTGATCACAATCGTGCAGATTTGATTTGGAATGAGCGTACTAGGCAAGAGTTAAGAGAATCTTTGCAAGCTGAAGTCCATAAACTAGATGTTGAAAAAGAGCGTACTGAAGATATTGTTCCTGGGGGTGCTATCCTTGAAATGGCAACAGGGATTGAGAATGTCCCGCAAATATCTTGGAACTATGCTGAATTTTCCGTTCGTTACCCAAGCCTGTCAAAAGAAGTTTGTGTGGGCCAATATTATCTGCGTCTCCTGCTTGAGAGTGGCAGTGGTGGCAGGGCACAAGACTTCCCGTTGCGTGATCCAGATGCTTTCTTTAGAGCACTTTACCATCGTTTTTTATGTGATGCAGACACAGGGCTTACTGTAGATGGGGCTGTTCCTGATGAACTAGGTGCATCAGATGATTGGTGTGATATGGGTAGACTAGATGGTTTTGGTGGCGGTGGTGGTTCATCAGTGAGAGAGCTTTGTGCAAGGGCAATGGCAATTGTATATGAGCAGCACTACAAGACTGTTGGTCCTTTTTCAGGCACTGCTCACATTACTGTTCTCCTGGACAGGACAGATGACAGAGCTCTGAGACAcagacttctttttcttttgaag GCTTTGATGAAGGATTTAGCTAATGTAGAGGCTTGTGTTCTAGTTGGAGGCTGTGTATTAGCTGTCGATCTTCTTACAGTGGTCCATGAAGCTTCGGAGAGGACAGCTATTCctttgcaatcaaatttgattgctGCTACGGCTTTCATGGAGCCACTCAAGGAATGGATGTATATCGACAGAGAAGGTGCTCAAATTGGACCTGTGGAAAAAGATGCTATTAGAAGGTTATGGTCCAAGAAGGCTATTGATTGGACAACAAGGTGTTGGGCCTCTGGGATGCTAGATTGGAAGAAGTTGCGTGATATTCGTGAGCTTCGCTGGGCACTTGCCCTTAGAGTTCCTGTCCTTACCCCACCTCAG GTTGGAGATGCAGCTTTGTCCATATTGCATAGCATGGTGTCTGCACATTCAGATTTAGATGATGCTGGAGAAATTGTTACTCCAACTCCTAGAGTAAAACGAATCTTGTCAAGTCCACGTTGCCTTCCTCACATTGCACAG GCCATTCTCTCTGGGGAACCAAGTATTGTTGAGGCAGCTGCTGCATTGTTGAAGGCCATTGTTACCAGGAATCCCAAAGCCATGATACGTCTATACAGCACCGGTGCATTTTATTTTGCACTGGCTTATCCAGGATCTAATCTACTTTCAATTGGGCAACTCTTTGCTGTCACCCATGTCCACCAAGCATTTCATGGTGGCGAAGAGGCTGCGGTTTCAACTTCATTGCCTTTGGCAAAACGTAGTGTTCTTGGTGGACTTCTTCCTGAATCTTTGTTGTATGTATTGGAGCGCAGTGGTCCAGCAGCATTTGCTGCAGCAATGGTATCTGATTCTGACACTCCTGAGATAATATGGACTCATAAAATGAGGGCAGAAAATTTAATACGTCAG GTTTTGCAACACCTTGGTGATTTTCCACAGAAATTGTCACAGCATTGCCATGTTTTATATGACTATGCCCCAATGCCTCCAGTTACATACCCTGAACTTAGAGATGAAATGTGGTGTCATCGTTATTACCTGAGGAATCTATGCGATGAGATCCGCTTTCCAAATTGGCCTATTGTTGAGCATGTAGAGTTTCTGCAGTCCTTACTTGTAATGTGGCGTGAAGAGTTGACGAGAAAACCTATGGATCTTTCTGAAGAAGCAGCTTGCAAGATCCTTGAAATATCCTTGGAGGATGTATCTGGTGATGATGTAAATAAAAAGCACTCTTCGGAGGTATCAGATGAAACATCTAGCttatcaaagcaaattgaaaatatTGACGAGGAAAAGTTAAAGCGACAATATCGAAAACTTGCTATGAAATATCATCCTGACAAAAACCCTGAAGGAAGGGAGAAGTTTCTTGCTATACAGAAGGCTTATGAACGCCTCCAG GCTACAATGCAAGGATTGCAAGGTCCTCAGCCTTGGAGATTGCTTCTTTTGCTGAAGGGACAATGCATTTTATACAGAAGATATGGAGACATATTGGAGCCATTCAAATATGCTGGCTATCCCATGTTGTTAAGTGCTGTTACTGTGGACAAGGATGATAACAATTTTCTTTCTTCAGATAGAGCACCTCTCCTTGTTGCAGCATCAGAGCTTGTTTGGCTGAC ATGTGCATCTTCTTCACTGAATGGAGAAGAGCTGGTAAGAGATGGAGGAGTGCAACTTCTTGCAACTCTTCTTTCCCGTTGCATGTACGTTGTTCAGCCATCTACTCCTGGAAATGAACCATCTGCCATTATTGTTACAAACATCATGCGAACATTTTCAGTTCTTAGTCAATTTGAGGCTGCCAGATCTGAGATACTCGAGTTTTCTGGGCTAGTTCCAGACATTGTGCACTGCACTGAGTTTGAGCTTGTACCAGGAGCTGTTGATGCTGCTCTACAGACTATTGCCAATGTTTCTGTTTCATCTGAATTGCAGGATGCTTTATTGAGGGCTGGTGTTTTATG GTACCTATTGCCGCTGCTGCTTCAGTATGATGCAACTGCTGAAGAACCGGATGCAACAGAATCACATGGTGTTGGTGCCAGTGTTCAAATTGCCAAAAACATGCATGCCATACGGGCAGCCCAGGCTCTGTCAAGGCTCAGTGGTTTGTGTGGTGATGAGAGCTCAACTCCTTACAATTGGTCGGCAGCAAATGCCCTCAGAGTTTTGCTAACACCTAAGCTTTCTAGCATGTTACGAGATCAATTACCTAAAGATTTGCTGTCCAAGTTGAATGCAAACCTGGAGTCTCCAGAG ATTATATGGAATTCTTCAACACGGGGAGAGCTGCTGAAATTTGTGGATCAGCAGCGTGCAGCTCAAGGTCCTGATGGTTCATACGATATCAGAGATTCACATGACTTTGCCTATAAAGCACTATCAAAGGAATTGTTCATTGGCAATGTTTACTTGAGGGTCTACAATGATCAGCCAGAATTTGAAATTAGTGAACCAGAAGCTTTTTGTGTTGCTCTAGTTGATTTTATATCTTATGTTGTGCACAACCATCCTTTTGAGGATGCTGATCAATATGTTGATGGCATCTCTTCTCCTGCTCAGAATTATGAGGATGCTGTTGATGGATTTGTGAGTGAACAGCCTGTCCTAGATAATTCTAGCACAATATCCGAGGAGCAAGTTGTTGGGAAGGAAGAAGCCGAGCTAGTTAGAAGTCTCCGTTCCGCATTGATCTCCCTACAG AACCTATTGACTAATAATCCAAATTTGGCATCCATTTTTTCCAATAAAGACAAGTTACTGCCTCTTTTTGAATGCTTTTCTGTCCCTGAAACATCAAACAGCAACATCCCTCAACTTTGTTTAGGAGTGCTGTCACTCTTGACGGCACATGCTCCTTGTTTGCAAGCCATGGTTGCAGATGGATCTAGTCTCCTTGTTTTACTACAAATGCTTCACTCATCCCCAAGTTGTCGTGAAGGGGCTCTCCATGTTCTCTATGCATTGGCAAGTACACCTGAACTGGCCTGGGCAGCTGCCAAGCATGGTGGTGTTGTCTACATTCTTGAACTACTGTTGCCTTTGAAAG AAGAAATTCCACTCCAACAAAGAGCTATGGCAGCCTCCTTGTTGGGGAAACTTGTTGGGCAACCAATGCATGGTCCAAGAGTTGCTATAACACTTGCAAGGTTTCTTCCAGATGGCCTTGTATCAGTAATTAGGGATGGACCTGGTGAAGCTGTTGTTGTTGCGCTTGAGCAGACTACCGAGACACCAGAACTTGTGTGGACGCCAGCAATGGCAGCTTCCTTGTCTGCACAGATTTCAACCATGGCATCAGAATTATATCGGGAGCAGGTGAAAGGCCGTGTTGTTGATTGGGATGTACCTGAGCAGGCATCTGGACAGCAGGAAATGAGAGATGAGCCACAG GTTGGTGGCATCTATGTTCGTCTGTTTTTGAAAGATCCCAAATTTCCATTGAGAAATCCTAAAAGATTCTTGGAAGGCCTTCTAGATCAGTATTTGTCATCCATTGCTGCCACACATTATGACACTCAGGCTGTTGACCCAGAGTTGCCTTTGCTTCTATCAGCTGCATTAGTTTCATTGCTTCGTGTTCATCCTGCACTAGCTGATCACGTTGGATATCTTGGATATGTGCCAAAACTAGTTGCTGCTGTTGCATTTGAGGGAAGGCGAGAAACAATGTCATCAGGTGATGCGAATATTGGAAAAAATGCAGATAAAACATATGACCCTGATAATGGATCAACAGAGCACACACAAACTCCTCAAGAACGTGTGCGGTTGAGTTGTTTGCGTGTCTTGCATCAACTTGCAGCTAGTACCACATGTGCAGAAGCTATGGCAGCAACAAGTGTAGGAACCCCTCAG GTTGTACCACTGTTAATGAAAGCTATAGGGTGGCAAGGTGGAAGCATATTAGCTCTCGAGACCTTAAAGCGTGTTGTGGTTGCTGGAAACCGAGCAAGGGATGCTCTTGTTGCACAAGGACTTAA AGTTGGTCTTGTTGAGGTACTTCTTGGTCTGCTTGATTGGAGGGCTGGAGGGAGAAATGGTTTTTGTTCTCAAATGAACTGGAATGAATCTGAAGCTTCTATCGGCAGAGTGCTTGCAATTGAG GTATTGCATGCCTTTGCTACTGAAGGAGCCCACTGTACTAAAGTCCGAGAAATATTGAACAATTCTGAC GTTTGGAGTGCATACAAAGATCAAAGGCATGATCTTTTCCTTCCTTCAAATGCACAATCCGCAGCCGCTGGAATTGCTGGTTTGATCGAGAACTCATCGTCATCAAGACTCACGTATGCCCTTACTGCACCTCCACTGCAGTCATCTACTTCTAGACCTCCCCCATCATCCACATCCGACTTCCATGGAAAGCAAGAACTCTCATAG